One segment of Triticum aestivum cultivar Chinese Spring chromosome 2A, IWGSC CS RefSeq v2.1, whole genome shotgun sequence DNA contains the following:
- the LOC123185896 gene encoding non-specific lipid transfer protein GPI-anchored 20: protein MDLRALAFAATVLLALAAPAPVLGQGVATSCTASLITSFTPCLSFLTNSTNGGGSSPTADCCRSLSAVVTTSTSCACLILTGNVPLGLPINRTLAVTLPKACNSMSVPLQCKDTSAQLPAPGPVAVSPAMPPLPPMTPESPEPPSETTVTMPPASQTQGQTRPQVVPSSAWRNSAPVSMMLFIIGAMLV from the exons ATGGACCTCAGGGCGCTCGCCTTTGCCGCTACCGTGCTCCTCGCCCTGGCCGCGCCGGCGCCGGTACTCGGGCAGGGCGTGGCGACGTCGTGCACGGCGTCGCTCATCACCAGCTTCACGCCGTGCCTCAGCTTCCTGACCAACAGCACCAACGGCGGGGGGTCGTCGCCGACGGCGGACTGCTGCCGGTCCCTGTCGGCGGTGGTGACCACGAGCACCAGCTGTGCCTGCCTCATCCTGACCGGCAACGTGCCGCTCGGCCTGCCGATCAACCGGACCCTCGCCGTCACGCTGCCCAAGGCCTGCAACTCCATGTCCGTCCCGCTCCAGTGCAAAG ATACGTCGGCTCAGCTCCCAGCTCCGGGCCCCGTCGCAGTCTCTCCTGCCATGCCCCCGCTGC CGCCAATGACGCCGGAGTCGCCGGAACCACCGTCCGAGACCACCGTGACGATGCCGCCGGCTAGCCAGACCCAGGGGCAGACGAGGCCGCAGGTGGTGCCCAGCTCTGCCTGGAGGAACAGTGCGCCTGTGTCCATGATGCTCTTCATCATTGGAGCCATGCTGGTCTGA